In a single window of the Anguilla rostrata isolate EN2019 chromosome 6, ASM1855537v3, whole genome shotgun sequence genome:
- the rhoj gene encoding rho-related GTP-binding protein RhoJ has translation MPARKRIRQNAIAMTEDGSSSSDSLGITMKKMLKCVVVGDGAVGKTCLLMSYANDAFPEEYVPTVFDHYAVNVTVSGTQHLLGLYDTAGQEDYNQLRPLSYPNTDVFLICFSVVNPASYHNVQEEWVPELKSCMPHVPYILIGTQIDLRDDPKTLARLLHMKEKPLTYEQGLKLSREIGAQCYLECSALTQKGLKTVFDEAILTIFSPKKQRKGCVPCQSCCTIV, from the exons ATGCCTGCGCGTAAAAGAATACGACAGAATGCCATTGCAATGACGGAAGATGGCAGCAGTAGCAGCGACAGCTTGGGGATCACTATGAAAAAGATGTTGAAATGCGTGGTGGTCGGAGACGGAGCCGTGGGGAAGACCTGTTTGCTTATGAGCTATGCTAATGATGCCTTCCCAGAGGAGTACGTTCCAACTGTATTCGATCACTACGCAG TAAACGTAACGGTGTCAGGAACGCAGCACCTACTGGGCCTCTACGACACGGCCGGACAG GAGGACTACAACCAGCTGCGGCCGCTGTCCTACCCCAACACCGACGTCTTCCTCATCTGCTTCTCCGTGGTCAACCCTGCCTCCTACCACAACGTCCAGGAGGAGTGGGTCCCAGAGCTGAAGTCCTGCATGCCCCACGTGCCCTACATTCTCATCGGCACCCAG ATCGACTTGCGCGACGACCCAAAGACACTGGCTCGCCTGCTGCATATGAAGGAGAAGCCTCTGACTTACGAACAGGGGCTCAAGCTGTCCAGAGAG ATTGGAGCCCAGTGCTATCTGGAATGTTCTGCCTTGACTCAGAAGGGGCTGAAGACGGTGTTTGACGAGGCCATCCTCACCATATTCAGTCCCAAAAAGCAGAGGAAAGGATGTGTGCCCTGTCAGAGCTGCTGCACAATTGTATGA